The following DNA comes from Hordeum vulgare subsp. vulgare chromosome 3H, MorexV3_pseudomolecules_assembly, whole genome shotgun sequence.
CCACGACCTTCGCGCGGCACCAATCCCGGTCCCGGCCGCAGTGCCCAtcaccctcctcgccgccgtccggCCGCGTCCAGGTCTCTACTCGGAGGGGCTCCCTGAACAGGCAGAGCGACGACAGAGCCGTCTCGTCGGCCGCCACGCTTAGGCGCGGCATGTCGTAGAGGTGGTATTCCATGTCGCGCGGCCTCGGGGCCGGGAGCTTCTGCAGGGACACGCGCCCGGTCACGGCGTCCAAGTCGATGGCGTGGAAGTCGGCCAGGTCCCACATGAGCCAGTGCACCGTCCCGTGGCGAACGACGGCGCCGCGCTGCTTCAGCGGCCCGAAGATGCCGTGCTCCATCGGGTTGAAGAGCTTGCTCGCCGCGCTCCAGCTCGGCTCGCCGCCGGACGAGAACGTGCGCAGGTCGTACTGATGGTTGCCCTCGTTGTTGTAGCCGACGATGAGCACCTTGAAGGACGCCGGCCCCTCGCTCACGACGGcgtacgcgctcgcgtcgaggtaGTCGAAGAACCAGCCGCGCTCGAGCGGCGGGAGCACGTCGCAGGCGCCGGAGTGCAGGTTGCACACGGCCAGGTGGTCCACGTCGACGCTCGGCTCCGCGACGACGGCAGGGACGAGGCGGACGAGGAGGAGGCCGCGATGCGAGGCGAGCGGCACCGCGCGGTCCAAGATGCCGGCGGCGCCGGGCACGAAGGAGCGCAGGAAGGCGCGGTCGGACCCGAGGACCGACCCCGGCGCGCGGACGAAGCCCGGCGAATCAGGGACGTCCCCGTGATGATCTTCTCCGCCGGGGCGGCGGCAACACTCCTGGCCGAAGAAGCCGAGGAGCGAGGACGGGTGGCGCGCGCCGTCCGGCCAGCGGCAGCGGAGGAAGGACGGGTCGGCCACCAGCGTCCTCCAGCGCCTGCACGCCGCGGCGCAGCGGAAGAGGCCCGCGGCGTCCGGCACGCGCGCGAGGATCTCCAGCACCACGTCCTCCGGGAGCGCGGCCGGCGGCGACGCCATGGCCTTGGGATCTCTCACCTACGGATGGTAAGTGGTACGTCGCGAAAGGAGTTGGAGATGCGAGATTAGCTGCTACTATCTTGGATTGGATGATTCGTTGCTGATCATGGTCAGGGCGGGCGCCGCATTATATAGTCACCAAGGTTTGGTCTGCGTCCGAGTCCGACTGCCCCGGCATGTCACGCTGAGGCTTTCGTAATTTATCGCTACCGCCTACTACTATTTCGCAGTTAGATTCCGACTCGTCTCGAGTTAATCCTGGGATTATTACTGCACGCAAGTCATGAGCACGGAGagccgcttcttcttcttccactcaaGCAAATATCCTGGCTTGTTCGGTTGACAGGGAAGTAAAGGAGATTTGGCAGGGATTGAGGGGATTAAATCCCTAACGAGTTAAAATCTTCTTCTTGAAACAGGCTTTCGCCccgttttatatataaagcaacaacTATAGAGAGTACACGATGAACGATACAAGAAGATCCTGAGATAACCGGATCACGCAAAACGCACGCGACTACGCAATCGAAATAAAGTACAGGATGGACCAAAGCAACACCACGCTAAGCCCTATAACACCTAAGCTCCACGACAACGCCCCAGGAGGGATAATGGCGCTAGGCGTCGCCGTTGCCGAGTCTACAACAAATAGAGGTTTTCACCCGGAACTCGGACACAGAGAGGAACACCATGACGACGTTTTTAAAAAGATAACGGCGCCTGCAAGCGTCGCCGTCGTCAGCGACATAGCGCGGAGCTTTCGCTCGGCAGCTCCCCGCGTCACCACGAGGTCTCCAGGGCACGCGCGCGAAGCAAAGAACATCCAGATCCGGATCAGGGCACGGCTACTGCCAGAGTCAGAGAGCACGTCCGAGCCACCCGCAACATCACCTCTCTCCGCCCACACGACCAAGAGGTAGTGCCATCCCCGCCGCCATGGTGCCCGCCGGAGAGCCAACCATGCAGACCGCCATCCAGGGCCGCCACCCCCGCATCCATGTCCAGGACTCCATCGACCGTCCACATCTTGGTGCACCTGCCATGGAGGGAAGAGCAAAAGGTGACACCTTTCGCTCCTAGCCCGGCATCAGCCACAGAGTATGGATGGACGCCTCCACAGTAGGAGGCACCACGCCTGGATCCTCAGTATACCCGGTGGACGGGGGAGACCCTACTCCGTGACTACCGATGGCCGGCCGCTGCCGAGCCCGCTCGCACGACGCCATGACCATGGCCCTTGACGCCGATCTGCCCGACAAAGTGACAGAGCCCCGACCACCACCAACGTCCATCGTACCCGCGAGGAGAGGGGCCTCACCAACCACGGGCACCTCCCGGATCGAGCCCAAACGTACCTACCCGGAGGAAGAGCTCTGACTCGCCTCGGGCACCATCAAGATCCGCCCGAGCACAAGCCCCGGCTCGCAGCCATGTCGGCCTAGAACCAGGGGAAGGAGGCCTGCTGCACCACCACCCAGCGCCATCGGCAGAGACACGACACCCAGCCTGACGCGTCGCCTTCCCATCGATCCGCACCATCCGCTCCCAGACGCGGTCACCACAACCCTAGAGCCGTCGGACCACCCCAGCAAGGAGCACGCCGCCACGCCGGTCACCTCAACAGCCACAGCCACCAGCGGCGGCCGGCCTATGCCGCCTCAGCCGCGCCGCCTGCTGGCAGAGCATCCGCCCAATCCAGATCTGGGCCGGGACGCCCAAAACCGCCAACCGTGCAGGCacgccccacctcgcccccgacgAGCAGCCGCCCGCGCCTCCACCCCAGGACACCATCGACAGGTCGTCCCGGCCACAGCCGCACCGCGCCGTCCTGCAGAACCGTGTGTATCCGAGCCACGGCGCCGTCCCGCGCCGACACATCGTGAGGAAGGGGAAGAGGCCCCGCCGCCACCGACGCCGGCCGGTCTTTGCCCGGCGGCGCGAGACGGCGGCGGCAAGGGAGGGCGGAGGGCGGGGAggttggagccgacggcgctaggTTTTAAAATCcccttcaatcctctctaatcctCTTGGGAGGAGGATTAACAGAACAAGGCCTAAAGCAATGTGCTCCCTAGCTTTAAAAGGCCCACAGTTACTCGCAAAAAAAGGGTCCACGTACAACTGAGGTCATCAACTAGAATTAGAAACCCCTCAAAAAAAACTAGAATTAGAATTGGTTAATGCAATTTAACATGGTAAACAATTTCTCAAAACCCTCTAATTCAAGTCTTTTATACTACTTCCCAACGTGATAAAAATATAGGCATCCAtgatttaaaaaataaaaaaaattcatatCATGATAAATTTCATCATACACATTTGTTATCGTGCATTTTGATAAATTTCTCTACGAATTTGATCAAACCTAAACATTTTGACTTTAAAAGAAAAGTAATACACCTAATGTTTTAAAATGGAGTAGGCAATTTTTTTTAAGAAACTCAACAAcaccaacggtgcaacaaagcacGTCCAACCCTTTTAGTAAACTCGAAAATTCGTAGCTGATTTGTAGGTGATCTGTTTCCGAATTCTAATTAACAGTAAGTTCAAACAAAATTGCAAAAATATCAAAACGATCTGAAATTTGTGCACGTCAAAGACGCTATACTATTCTACATGCTTGCATAATATCGTGCTTAGATGATATTGGCGGAGTTCGACACAAGAAAAGAATCTAAGCTTCAAAATACCGGGTCTTCTAAAAAAAAGTGGAGCTCCGGTTTTGTTGTTCTTTCTACCGGGGTCACCTCGTCACAAATATTTACAAACACTACAAGAGTCGAGCATATTTGATGCTACTTTCtgctgatttttttgaattattttaacCTATGTTTTGTCAAGATGAAAATTTATGGCTGAGGCAGAGGCTTACGGTTAAATTACTTGTAATCCTCCTTGTACTGCCTTCGGACATAACAAGAATAGATAGGAAGCTTTTCCAAGAAAATAATCACGAAAAGTCACAGTGAAAAATTATGGGTAGGTTGGTGGGGATGTGGACACGTACGTGCTTAATTCTGCCGTAAGCTACTTTTAGTGGGACTAACATTTTTTTACCATGCATGAGTCTagtgtatttttattttatttttgcgcagagcatgcgtctagtgtataaCTGTGTACAATCATGCATGATGTGATTAATTTCTACACTTAACTTAGGGCTCTGCTTTTAGCGTGTGATTAATCATGCATGATGCAAGAAACCACTGCCGCTTTTGGGCCACCTTCCGTGGCGCTCCTCTTTTATGGTCCGCCAAGCAACACGTTGCCTTTTCTACCTATTTTCCCCTTCTTTTTCCCAAGTGGGTGGGCGAATATATGTACGTGGATCGGCTCACCGGTCATGGTCGACAAGGTATCTGTGACTGACTATGCGCAGCGCAGAACGATAGCGTTAGGCCAGCAATAACCTGCCCGATCGCGATGAATCCACGATACGCATGATCTTGGAGAGATCAGTTTGATGCTAGGTGCTTTTGTACAGGGAAAAACATGTAGTACATGAATAAGGGACGTTCAAGTCCTTGTCCCAGCTTGATCTTTTCTTACGTCTCAGATGCGCCGTCACGCTCAtccgagtcatccatgggtgtgTCAGTCAAGTGGGCATCATGCTCGGCCTACTACGTACTCTCTTGGACCTCCCGCGACCGCACTTGCTCATGATATGGAGGGAGCATATGGTACGTGTGTCATACCATCTTATTTGAGCTCCTGCAAAGTATAGGAGATTTTATCTGTAAATTAGgagtattttaacaaaaaaaaactaCCATACGCTCGATATGGACTATTTTAACAAAATAAACTACCACTTTTTGACCGACCTCGGTGTCTACCACTATACAAATTTTGATAAAAAAACTACTAGTTTTTTGTAAAAAATTACCATGTCAGAATAGTGACCGATTTGTCAGAAGAGCCAAGTAACCCAACCAATGTCACGTCTCCTACATCGTTCACCCGGTCGTCGTTGGCACATGAGCCTAACCACCCACATCGCCCGACGGGGACCCCTTCATACCCCGCCATCCACCACCATCACAAGCCACAAGTCCCTCTGACTAGATCCACCTTCAAGATGATGCCCCCAAGAGGTAAAGCATTGACGAGCACAACTACTCGCGTCGTCGTCGTTAGGATCTAGGGTTTCCCTCGAAGAATGTCCGGAAGGGATGTGAGAACTGTGACATCGATTCCTTCACAAAGGGAAACGAAGCCTGTAGGCACCACCATCGACGACTCCGAACCACTATCGGAGTACGGCTTTCGCTAGCAGCCTTAGCCTTCGAACCCGTAGACCCGACTAGCCCACATGGTACGACGTTTAGCGAGAAATATTTCAATGAGACTTGTTAACCGAAAAAGACTATCGCACTGCTTCATATATAAAGCAACGATCCACATACAGAAAGCATACAGTCCGACACCACACACACACCCAAGGCAGATACAAGGGGCTGACGATCAGCAACACTGAAACTCGACGACCCAGGAGACTCCAAAgcaatgcttccaagaaagaaacgACACCTAAGAGCCGCCACCGCCCGATCCACTGAATCGAGGTTTTCACCCGGAGTACGGCGAAGGACGCAGGGCTACCACGATGGAGCCTTCAGGAAGGGAACGACGCATGGACGCCGCCGCCATTGGTTTGGTCCTAACCACACGAGGTTTTCACCTCGGCCACCACCCTCCACCTCCGCCCGTGGTACGACACGGTAGGAGATCGCTGGCTACACCACCGTCGTAGATCGCCGAAGGCCCGCCCCCATGCTGCCCATGCGGCCATGACAACGAGCTTGTCAGGACCCGAGCCGCGAGCtccgcccacaagccaacagctcCCACCACCAGGGCCGCCGCCCCGCTTCTAGATACTCCGGAGACCATCAAAGGTGTCGGCTTTGAGCCGACCGACGGGACCCAAGCATCAACAGAACCACCGGTGGCCGTCCCACCCCGCAGCAACGATCTGCAGCTAGGAGGCCAGGCCTGGAAGAGGGGAGGGTTGAGCGGAGCTCGTCCGGACCGGCGCCCCATGCGCCAATGACGAGCAGTCGGTCTGCCCGTCCCTTCAACAACCTCCCTACGTCGCCCCTGACACCCTAACACGGCCTCCTGCCAGATCCACACGAGAAGGGGCAGCCACCCGTCCGCCGGCAAGGACCGCATGATCAACTGGACCCCACTGCCAAAGAGGGCCTACAAAGGAGCCAACACCATGACCCATACCACCATCGTGACGCGTGGGCGCCCCCGTCGCCAGGCACCATCTCCTGAGCAGCCTATTAGCTGCCAGGTTCGCCTCAAACAGAGCGTCCACAACCCTCCCCACCCGTGGGCAGATCCGGacaaagccgccgccgccaccccggcCACGCATCCGCCCTGTACTACCCGCGGCCGGCCCTCCACGCTCGACCTTCCGCTCTACAACACCATCGCCGAGGACAGCTAAGTGCCGCCGCGGCCCGGATCCGCGCCGCGCAGCTGCCAGGGAGCGCCCGCCCGCGCGAAGCTCCCATGAGCGAGGAGAGAAAGGGCCCACCGCCGCCAGCACCCGGCGGCGCGGAGAGGCGGCAGCGAtgggagggagggaagggagaGGGACGTGCGCCGGCGGCTAGGGTTATCCCCTCGGTCGCTCCCGGGATTGACGCAAGGGGACGAGGGGGCCATTTTTCTACTTTTGGCATGTCTTTAATTGTTTGTAACACCCTCGTTTTCGCtcctatttttttcctttgcagGATTTGACTCCCGTCTTTTTTCTCGGCGATATCGGATTTCTTTAGCTCttgggtatgtgaagatggtcatctagcttTGCCTTCCTATTCAATCAGAGATTCTCCTCAGTCCGATCTTCCCACCCCAAATCTATTCTTAGAGTTTTGCCGTCAAAATCCTGCCTTTCGAGTTATTGGAAGGGAAACCCTAACCCCTCCAGttacaaaggaaccccaatttcctTTGATCTTTTGACTCCCGAACTTTTCCTAGTGATCATCCTATCTTTgtaaaccctggatatgcaaaaatattgccaagtcatttgcaatatgttttcatttataattaattcctttttctgtcagttgaaggaattaaatccaggaaaatatctatccatccccaaagttcatgaaaacttgtgaagatattctttgtgatcatattaagctctcataaaatattgacCATTATTAACTAGGAAAAATTacttttttcctatttaatgccaatattgacCCTTTTATATACATTGCTCATTATATAAAACTCAAAAATAGTTTCTAGCCTCTTTACTGTTTTTCACTATAAGACGATGATTGGGCTATATAACATGCATATGAAGTGTATAAAGTGAAACAACCGCCGCATAGCCGTCAGGCCCCATAACATAGTGGTACTTCTTCATACGTGCATTCCTTTTATTTGTGCGTCTATTCGGGACCTCCTATTCGCCGCTCAATGCGGCAACCAGTCGGGCCTTCGCATAGGGCGACCCCCGACTGGGCTGGCCCAGTAGGTGCACAACGACTATAGTTTTTTCCCTTTTCTGCTTTTTTATGAAACTtaagaatatttttctgaaaatatagaacatttttctaaaaggaaaaaatatatttCGAATTTGAATAACAATTTTTAAAGtccagaacatttttttgaattccCGCACATTTTTtatattctggaacatttttttaacttccggaacattttttcaaaatcttgaacaGTTTAAATtcctgaatattttttaaattctggaatttttttgaaattctgaaaaaaatttcaaaattcggaacattttttcaaattctgg
Coding sequences within:
- the LOC123440749 gene encoding uncharacterized protein LOC123440749 — protein: MASPPAALPEDVVLEILARVPDAAGLFRCAAACRRWRTLVADPSFLRCRWPDGARHPSSLLGFFGQECCRRPGGEDHHGDVPDSPGFVRAPGSVLGSDRAFLRSFVPGAAGILDRAVPLASHRGLLLVRLVPAVVAEPSVDVDHLAVCNLHSGACDVLPPLERGWFFDYLDASAYAVVSEGPASFKVLIVGYNNEGNHQYDLRTFSSGGEPSWSAASKLFNPMEHGIFGPLKQRGAVVRHGTVHWLMWDLADFHAIDLDAVTGRVSLQKLPAPRPRDMEYHLYDMPRLSVAADETALSSLCLFREPLRVETWTRPDGGEEGDGHCGRDRDWCRAKVVELRAPGQKQIDWPVCLCLGERSGTLLVKDRNRCMYIADLESGAMEEATDKQFCRGLDGCRAAFPVEIDWPAFFMCRLGGKSHA